Proteins encoded within one genomic window of Arachis ipaensis cultivar K30076 chromosome B08, Araip1.1, whole genome shotgun sequence:
- the LOC107611341 gene encoding uncharacterized protein LOC107611341, with translation MPPVRFGNVNGTNNVRNLQHSEYSRDYHVGSTLNAANLMAVYQQQMEENHHDLVNLLTQQMTTILNPMMADHESRFERLARQVERIARIVDYDEGERYNGRGNNEGMENIFQNEDHIPNRENSHVVPRGQNADDCLARLRGGERYQVTRIVEEVLNRVGLNVGFMNQPHFVFGFSQVVQMAKVPRGGEKPKNNHKICGEVEESTTEHVARYLVEIGNLANDENLKMKFFPSSLTKNAFTWFSNLRPNSITTWSQLETVFHAQFYRSEMNVAVTNLVALKREDGETIDDYLIRFKKR, from the coding sequence ATGCCGCCTGTCCGTTTTGGGAATGTAAATGGGACGAATAATGTTCGAAACCTGCAACATTCCGAGTATTCTCGTGATTATCATGTGGGCTCCACTTTGAATGCTGCGAATTTGATGGCAGTATATCAGCAACAAATGGAGGAAAATCACCATGACTTGGTTAACTTATTGACTCAGCAAATGACTACAATTCTAAATCCCATGATGGCTGATCATGAATCGAGATTCGAGCGTCTTGCTAGACAAGTCGAGAGGATTGCTCGAATCGTTGATTATGATGAAGGTGAGAGGTATAATGGTAGGGGAAATAACGAAGGAatggaaaatatttttcaaaatgaagACCATATTCCGAATCGAGAAAATTCTCACGTGGTTCCCCGAGGCCAAAATGCTGATGACTGTTTAGCCAGATTACGTGGTGGTGAACGTTATCAAGTCACCAGAATTGTAGAAGAAGTACTGAATCGAGTTGGATTGAATGTTGGTTTTATGAACCAACCacattttgtgtttggtttttCCCAAGTGGTTCAAATGGCAAAAGTGCCAAGAGGGGGTGAAAAGCCCAAAAATAACCACAAAATTTGTGGTGAAGTTGAAGAATCAACTACTGAACATGTGGCTCGTTATTTGGTCGAGATTGGGAATCTAGCTAatgatgaaaatttaaaaatgaaattttttcCTTCGTCATTGACTaagaatgcatttacttggttctcaaatcttagaccaaattcgaTTACAACATGGAGTCAGTTAGAAACAGTCTTTCATGCTCAGTTCTATCGAAGTGAAATGAACGTAGCAGTTACCAATTTGGTGGCTTTGAAACGTGAAGATGGTGAGACCattgatgattatttaatacGTTTCAAAAAACGCTAG